In the Ilumatobacteraceae bacterium genome, one interval contains:
- a CDS encoding chlorite dismutase family protein, which yields MRMETGVCVLHLFCSPGESVDREAVILAVRAAEQAECQVVTAAILGHKADLAFMALGKDVVALRHLQTHLQHAGLHVVDSYLSITEVSEYAPGLPEEALQARLYPVLPPEGKPAFCFYPMSKRREAHANWYATPFEERKEMMYEHGTSGRKFAGKLVQLITGSTGLDEYEWGVTLFGINLEVIKDVVYTLRYDKASSLYGDFGAFYVGYLAYVDDLV from the coding sequence ATGCGCATGGAAACGGGCGTCTGCGTCCTCCACCTGTTCTGCTCGCCCGGTGAATCGGTCGATCGCGAGGCCGTGATCCTCGCCGTCCGAGCCGCCGAACAGGCCGAGTGCCAGGTCGTCACGGCCGCGATCCTGGGCCACAAGGCCGACCTGGCGTTCATGGCGTTGGGCAAGGACGTCGTCGCGCTCCGCCATCTGCAGACGCACCTGCAGCACGCCGGGCTCCACGTCGTCGACTCGTACCTGTCGATCACCGAGGTCAGCGAGTACGCACCGGGGCTGCCGGAAGAAGCCCTCCAGGCCCGCCTCTATCCCGTGCTGCCCCCCGAGGGGAAGCCGGCGTTCTGCTTCTACCCGATGAGCAAGCGGCGCGAGGCGCACGCCAACTGGTATGCGACGCCGTTCGAGGAGCGCAAGGAGATGATGTACGAGCACGGCACGAGCGGGCGCAAGTTCGCCGGCAAGCTCGTGCAGCTCATCACCGGATCGACGGGCCTCGACGAGTACGAGTGGGGCGTCACGCTGTTCGGGATCAACCTCGAGGTGATCAAGGACGTCGTGTACACGCTCCGGTACGACAAGGCGTCGTCGCTGTACGGCGATTTCGGTGCCTTCTACGTCGGGTACCTGGCGTACGTCGACGACCTGGTCTGA
- the fdhD gene encoding formate dehydrogenase accessory sulfurtransferase FdhD: protein MSRSRTQRFLVTAVTPDGAKRRPDDLIVEEPMTIQLDGTVVSTTMRTPGNDFELAVGFCHTEGLLSGATVAEVRYCADGSAVDTEFNVVTVGTGGVAPTPTPRLGTTSSSCGWCGSDQLDELHQRLDPLPSTDPMPLDLLASMPGLVADRQGLFDATGAVHAAAAFGPSGDVLLVREDVGRHNAVDKVVGAMLLAGDLPATGLGLFVSGRASVEMVQKAWAAGFGTVVAVSAPTALAVEAARRAGLCLAGFMRGDRFNVYAPERLTAPT from the coding sequence GTGAGCCGCTCGCGCACCCAGCGTTTCCTCGTCACCGCGGTGACGCCGGACGGTGCGAAGCGCCGGCCCGACGACCTGATCGTCGAGGAGCCGATGACGATCCAACTCGACGGCACGGTCGTGTCGACCACGATGCGTACGCCGGGCAACGACTTCGAGCTCGCGGTCGGGTTCTGCCACACCGAGGGGCTGCTCAGCGGTGCCACCGTCGCCGAGGTGCGGTACTGCGCCGACGGTTCCGCCGTCGACACCGAGTTCAACGTCGTCACCGTCGGCACCGGTGGTGTCGCTCCGACGCCCACGCCGCGTCTCGGCACCACCTCGTCGAGCTGTGGCTGGTGCGGCAGCGACCAACTCGACGAACTCCACCAGCGTCTCGACCCGCTGCCGTCGACCGACCCCATGCCGCTCGATCTGCTGGCGTCGATGCCCGGCCTGGTCGCCGACCGCCAGGGGCTGTTCGACGCGACCGGCGCCGTGCACGCCGCCGCCGCGTTCGGTCCGAGCGGCGACGTCCTGCTCGTGCGCGAAGACGTCGGCCGCCACAACGCGGTCGACAAGGTGGTCGGGGCGATGCTCCTCGCCGGTGACCTCCCCGCCACCGGTCTCGGGCTGTTCGTGAGCGGACGGGCGAGCGTCGAGATGGTGCAGAAGGCGTGGGCCGCCGGGTTCGGCACCGTCGTCGCGGTCAGTGCGCCGACCGCGTTGGCCGTCGAGGCGGCACGGCGCGCCGGGTTGTGCCTCGCCGGCTTCATGCGCGGCGATCGGTTCAACGTGTACGCACCCGAGCGGTTGACCGCGCCGACCTGA
- a CDS encoding aquaporin yields MTETTTGRLVAAEFVGTTVVMLGGPGLMIVGGDDIGTLGVAVGFGVSIAIAIGVIGAVANPMFSLALWFSKGVTTRELLSDWVGQFAGAVFGAALLFGLNDTTRFVTGTNGWDPGRADTGVDLGISLSGFADLGVVLAAELALGTIVVVVLLSSISQQRSNSAMAAFTGAAYALGTLFLLGISGAGMNPARSLGTAIFADTDPNALGQLLPFVIIPLLASFAGTMIWLMIDDATIDDTLFDDSFLEDAADAVTGD; encoded by the coding sequence ATGACCGAAACCACCACGGGCCGTCTCGTCGCAGCAGAGTTCGTCGGCACGACCGTGGTGATGTTGGGCGGGCCCGGCCTGATGATCGTCGGCGGCGACGACATCGGCACCCTCGGGGTCGCCGTCGGTTTCGGTGTGTCGATCGCGATCGCGATCGGGGTGATCGGCGCCGTCGCCAATCCGATGTTCAGCCTGGCGCTCTGGTTCTCGAAGGGGGTCACCACCCGCGAGCTGCTCTCCGACTGGGTCGGACAGTTCGCCGGCGCCGTCTTCGGTGCGGCACTGCTGTTCGGACTCAACGACACGACCCGGTTCGTGACCGGCACCAACGGTTGGGATCCGGGTCGCGCCGACACCGGCGTCGACCTCGGGATCAGTCTGTCGGGCTTCGCCGATCTCGGCGTGGTGCTCGCCGCCGAACTCGCGCTCGGCACGATCGTCGTGGTCGTGCTCCTCTCGTCGATCAGCCAACAACGTTCGAACAGTGCCATGGCCGCGTTTACCGGTGCCGCCTACGCGTTGGGCACGCTGTTCCTGCTGGGCATCTCCGGAGCCGGCATGAACCCGGCCCGCAGCCTCGGCACTGCCATCTTCGCCGACACCGACCCGAACGCACTCGGCCAGCTGCTGCCGTTCGTCATCATCCCGCTGCTCGCGTCGTTCGCCGGCACGATGATCTGGCTGATGATCGACGACGCCACCATCGACGACACCCTCTTCGACGATTCGTTCCTCGAAGACGCCGCCGACGCCGTCACCGGTGACTGA
- a CDS encoding DUF1697 domain-containing protein, with product MTDEVAARTYVAFVRAVMIGREGLHRPVLLEMFERAGATDPVSYISTGNVSFDVEPDRLDDVVATVESELERLLGRATPLFVRSLDQLRSLLARDPFADAPFDEVYARLVTFLRPEVPSPLELPMTAPNGDWSVFAATASEVFSVTRAWPDRQPQDPGGVIQRAAGQPVTTRALGTIERLVAKLDDRAGDD from the coding sequence GTGACTGACGAGGTCGCGGCCCGCACGTACGTCGCGTTCGTGCGTGCCGTGATGATCGGCCGCGAGGGCCTGCACCGCCCGGTACTCCTCGAGATGTTCGAGCGGGCCGGTGCGACCGATCCGGTCTCGTACATCTCGACCGGCAACGTGTCGTTCGATGTCGAACCCGACCGCCTCGACGACGTCGTCGCGACGGTCGAGTCCGAACTGGAGCGACTGCTCGGGCGGGCCACACCACTGTTCGTCCGTTCGCTCGACCAGCTCCGGTCGCTGCTCGCCCGCGACCCGTTCGCCGACGCGCCGTTCGACGAGGTGTACGCCCGCCTCGTCACGTTCCTCCGACCCGAGGTGCCGTCGCCGCTCGAACTTCCGATGACGGCACCGAACGGCGACTGGTCGGTCTTCGCCGCCACGGCGTCCGAGGTGTTCAGTGTCACCAGGGCCTGGCCCGACCGGCAGCCCCAGGATCCGGGCGGCGTCATTCAACGCGCCGCCGGGCAGCCGGTCACGACACGGGCCCTCGGCACGATCGAGCGCCTTGTGGCCAAGCTCGACGACCGCGCCGGCGACGACTGA
- the groL gene encoding chaperonin GroEL (60 kDa chaperone family; promotes refolding of misfolded polypeptides especially under stressful conditions; forms two stacked rings of heptamers to form a barrel-shaped 14mer; ends can be capped by GroES; misfolded proteins enter the barrel where they are refolded when GroES binds), giving the protein MSKQIAFDQEARRALEAGMNQLADAVRVTLGPKGRNVMLDKQWGSPTITNDGVSIAKEIELSDPYEQIGAALVKEVAKKTDDVAGDGTTTATVLAAAMVKEGLRNVAAGANPMGVKRGIEAAVAAAVDSIKALAVDVDSKEQIAQVASISAADDEIGSLISDSIDKVGKDGVITVEESQTFGMDMDLVEGMRFDKGYISPYFVTDTDRMEASLEDPLVLLVSSKITSVRDLVPLLEKVMQGGRPLVIIAEDIEGEALATLVVNKIRGTFKSAAVKAPGFGERRKAMLQDIAILTGAQVISEDVGLKLDTATLDLLGTAKRIVITKDETTIIEGAGDESDIAGRISQIKAEIDNTDSDYDREKLQERLAKLTGGVAVLKVGAATEVELKEKKHRIEDAVSTTKAAIEEGVVPGGGVALVRSIDAVEKVVASLRDDEATGARIVAKSLSAPLRQIAENAGMDGGVVVNRVRELTGNEGLNAATGVYEDLVKIGVIDAAKVTRSALQNAASIAALFLTTEAIIADKPEHDDDDHHGHDH; this is encoded by the coding sequence ATGTCGAAGCAGATCGCCTTTGATCAAGAGGCACGCCGCGCACTCGAAGCCGGCATGAACCAGCTCGCCGACGCCGTCCGCGTCACCTTGGGGCCGAAGGGCCGCAACGTGATGCTCGACAAGCAGTGGGGTTCACCCACGATCACCAACGACGGGGTGTCGATCGCCAAGGAGATCGAACTCTCCGACCCGTACGAGCAGATCGGCGCAGCGCTGGTCAAGGAAGTCGCCAAGAAGACCGACGACGTCGCCGGTGACGGCACCACCACCGCCACCGTGCTCGCGGCAGCGATGGTCAAGGAGGGCCTCCGCAACGTCGCCGCCGGGGCCAACCCGATGGGCGTCAAGCGTGGCATCGAAGCTGCGGTCGCCGCGGCTGTCGATTCGATCAAGGCCCTCGCCGTCGACGTCGACTCGAAAGAGCAGATCGCCCAGGTCGCCAGCATCTCCGCCGCCGACGACGAGATCGGTTCGCTGATCTCCGACTCGATCGACAAGGTCGGCAAGGACGGCGTCATCACCGTCGAAGAGAGCCAGACGTTCGGCATGGACATGGACCTCGTCGAGGGCATGCGCTTCGACAAGGGCTACATCTCGCCCTACTTCGTCACCGACACCGACCGGATGGAGGCCTCGCTCGAGGACCCGCTGGTGCTGCTCGTCTCGTCGAAGATCACCTCGGTCCGCGACCTCGTGCCGCTGCTCGAGAAGGTCATGCAGGGCGGTCGCCCGCTCGTCATCATCGCCGAGGACATCGAGGGTGAGGCACTCGCCACCCTCGTCGTCAACAAGATCCGTGGCACGTTCAAGTCGGCCGCCGTCAAGGCCCCCGGCTTCGGCGAGCGCCGCAAGGCCATGCTGCAGGACATCGCGATCCTCACGGGTGCGCAGGTCATCAGCGAAGACGTCGGCCTCAAGCTCGACACCGCCACGCTCGACCTGCTCGGTACCGCCAAGCGGATCGTGATCACCAAGGACGAGACCACGATCATCGAGGGTGCCGGCGACGAGTCCGACATCGCCGGTCGCATCAGCCAGATCAAGGCCGAGATCGACAACACGGACTCCGACTACGACCGCGAGAAGCTGCAGGAGCGGCTCGCCAAGCTGACCGGCGGCGTCGCCGTCCTCAAGGTCGGCGCCGCCACCGAGGTCGAGCTCAAGGAGAAGAAGCACCGCATCGAAGACGCCGTGTCGACCACCAAGGCCGCCATCGAAGAGGGCGTCGTGCCCGGCGGTGGTGTGGCGCTCGTGCGATCGATCGACGCGGTCGAGAAGGTCGTCGCCTCCCTGCGGGATGACGAGGCCACCGGCGCTCGCATCGTCGCCAAGTCGCTCAGCGCCCCGCTCCGTCAGATCGCCGAGAACGCCGGCATGGACGGCGGCGTGGTCGTCAACCGGGTTCGCGAACTCACCGGCAACGAGGGTCTCAACGCCGCCACCGGCGTCTACGAAGACCTCGTGAAGATCGGCGTGATCGACGCCGCGAAGGTGACGCGCTCCGCCCTGCAGAACGCGGCATCGATCGCGGCGCTGTTCCTCACCACCGAGGCGATCATCGCCGACAAGCCGGAGCACGACGACGACGATCACCACGGTCACGATCACTAG
- a CDS encoding MoaD/ThiS family protein, which produces MAVTVRIPTTLRPMSGGNKLVDVDPGALSDVIANLEAAHPGFADRLLDENGDLRKFVNIFVDDDDVRYLDGLATPVADGVTVSIIPAVAGG; this is translated from the coding sequence ATGGCTGTCACCGTTCGGATCCCCACCACCCTGCGCCCCATGTCGGGCGGCAACAAGCTCGTCGACGTCGACCCCGGCGCGCTGTCCGACGTGATCGCGAATCTCGAGGCAGCACATCCCGGGTTCGCCGACCGTCTGCTCGACGAGAACGGCGACCTCCGCAAGTTCGTCAACATCTTCGTCGACGACGACGACGTCCGCTACCTCGACGGGCTCGCCACGCCGGTCGCCGACGGCGTGACCGTGAGCATCATCCCGGCGGTCGCCGGAGGCTGA